A genomic stretch from Bdellovibrionota bacterium includes:
- the bcp gene encoding thioredoxin-dependent thiol peroxidase: MAKSLEEGDKAPAFKLKDQDGNTVSLSDFKGQNVVLYFYPKDLTPGCTQEACDFRDNFARLKKGKTAVLGVSKDSEALHQKFIKKHDLNFPLLADVDGKACEAYGVWKEKSMYGKKYMGIERTTFIIGSDQKIKKIYPKVKVNGHVDQILEDLKGI, translated from the coding sequence ATGGCAAAATCATTAGAAGAGGGAGACAAAGCCCCAGCCTTTAAGCTCAAAGATCAAGACGGAAATACCGTTTCTCTTTCAGACTTCAAAGGTCAAAATGTTGTTCTATATTTTTATCCAAAGGATCTCACGCCTGGATGTACTCAAGAAGCTTGTGACTTTAGAGATAACTTTGCTCGCCTTAAAAAAGGCAAGACCGCAGTACTCGGTGTGAGTAAAGATTCTGAAGCTCTCCATCAAAAATTTATAAAAAAGCACGACCTCAACTTTCCGCTACTTGCCGATGTGGATGGGAAAGCTTGCGAAGCCTACGGTGTCTGGAAAGAAAAATCCATGTACGGGAAAAAGTATATGGGAATCGAGAGAACTACTTTCATAATTGGATCTGATCAAAAAATCAAAAAAATCTATCCAAAAGTAAAGGTCAATGGCCACGTTGATCAAATTTTAGAAGATCTTAAAGGAATTTAA
- a CDS encoding AarF/ABC1/UbiB kinase family protein produces MKKETKNPLQKIKSGRLTRTLDFVSMIASSGQKALSYKIQSKMTNISKETLAIELLKKQIYIITEKFGNLKGGLMKVGQMLSVYGEYFLPADVNVILKNLQAQSTPFEWAILKKVLSDRIGVSALEELEIDPVATASASLGQVHKAKIKSTGEVIALKIQYPDVDKAVKNDLKALKSILKVADLFPQISHLDLLFDEVQSMLYQELDYLNEMKWTNQFRQALQGDSRYIVPKTYPDYTNTKVIATSFETGVNVDSPEVLGLSQERRNQIALAALDLYFKELFQLGFVQTDPHIGNYKIQLNAQQDKIILFDFGAVREFSDDFLTNYRGLIKSALNKDYKGLEEFSLKLKFTEKNDPQKLKDSFYQFCNLMVEPFTQDVYDWGNTDLPKRLTKMVAEVIMEFKVRTPPREVVFLDRKTTGVFIFLSILKAKISARDLLEKYL; encoded by the coding sequence GTGAAGAAAGAAACAAAAAATCCATTACAGAAAATTAAAAGTGGCAGACTCACTCGCACACTTGATTTTGTTAGTATGATTGCATCATCTGGTCAGAAAGCACTGAGTTACAAGATCCAATCAAAAATGACTAATATTTCTAAAGAAACTCTCGCCATTGAACTCTTAAAAAAACAAATCTACATCATTACAGAAAAATTTGGAAACCTCAAAGGTGGCTTAATGAAGGTAGGCCAAATGCTCTCTGTTTATGGAGAATATTTTTTGCCGGCCGACGTGAATGTTATTCTCAAAAATCTCCAAGCACAATCCACTCCATTTGAGTGGGCCATTCTCAAAAAAGTTTTGTCAGATAGAATTGGTGTCTCTGCCCTAGAGGAACTGGAGATTGATCCCGTGGCAACTGCCAGCGCTTCTCTAGGACAAGTTCACAAGGCAAAAATTAAAAGCACAGGTGAAGTGATTGCTCTCAAAATCCAATACCCCGATGTGGATAAAGCTGTAAAAAACGACCTTAAAGCACTGAAAAGTATTTTAAAAGTTGCCGACTTATTTCCACAGATATCACATCTGGATTTGCTGTTTGATGAGGTTCAAAGCATGCTCTATCAAGAGCTTGATTACCTTAATGAAATGAAATGGACCAATCAATTCAGACAGGCTTTGCAAGGCGATTCCAGATATATAGTTCCCAAAACTTACCCTGATTATACCAACACCAAGGTCATTGCCACTTCGTTTGAAACAGGAGTGAATGTAGACTCACCCGAGGTTCTCGGTCTTTCTCAAGAACGTAGGAATCAGATAGCCCTTGCGGCTCTGGATTTGTATTTTAAAGAGTTATTTCAACTAGGTTTTGTGCAGACAGATCCTCATATTGGAAATTACAAAATTCAATTGAATGCCCAGCAAGATAAAATCATTCTCTTTGATTTCGGAGCTGTTAGAGAGTTTTCGGATGATTTTTTAACGAATTATCGAGGTCTAATAAAATCTGCTCTTAATAAAGACTACAAAGGCTTAGAGGAGTTTTCTTTAAAACTCAAGTTCACAGAAAAAAATGACCCACAAAAACTCAAAGACTCTTTTTATCAATTTTGCAATCTAATGGTCGAACCTTTCACTCAAGATGTATATGATTGGGGAAACACAGATTTACCTAAGAGACTCACAAAAATGGTTGCCGAGGTGATCATGGAGTTCAAAGTTCGTACTCCGCCTAGAGAGGTTGTCTTTTTAGATAGAAAGACAACTGGCGTATTCATATTCTTGTCTATTCTGAAAGCAAAAATCTCTGCTAGAGATTTGCTAGAAAAATATCTTTAG
- a CDS encoding TIGR01777 family oxidoreductase translates to MNILVTGGTGFVGKKLGFNLVKNGYKVFTLVRDKKKKPILPYPCTFLDWNDLSDIINNKKIEIHSVVNLAGEPVAQRWNDKIKREILNSRVDTTNRLVKIFKNSDLKSFISSSAIGYYGDRDDEKLTEESESGSGFLTRVCVEWERAALKIKEESPKTKCVILRLGMVLGEGEGALAQMVPPFQAGVGGMIGDGKMWVSWIHVEDLVNMIGWAIENDSVKGVYNAVSPNPVTNKEFSEKLAARFNKKLFLPVPKLAVKVLFGEMSQVVFASQKVQSEKASEQGFTYKYSTVSEALKSTVESLDAFEKKVIFEQWLPISKERLFPYFQDEKNLEELTPPWLNFKVLNKSTDQIQKGTIVNYQLKLYGIPFGWQTEILDMQKNKSFIDNQVKGPYSKWHHTHDFIALGEGTLVKDTIRYKVPMSGLGKTFAGPKVDNDVKKIFKYRSEKILDVIKGLS, encoded by the coding sequence ATGAACATATTAGTTACGGGTGGAACGGGATTTGTTGGAAAGAAGTTAGGATTCAATCTCGTTAAAAATGGATACAAGGTATTTACTCTTGTTCGAGATAAAAAGAAAAAACCAATACTGCCTTATCCGTGCACCTTTTTGGATTGGAATGACCTCTCAGATATTATTAATAATAAAAAAATTGAAATTCATTCGGTGGTCAATTTAGCTGGCGAACCCGTAGCTCAAAGATGGAATGACAAAATAAAAAGAGAAATTTTGAATTCCAGGGTTGATACCACAAATAGATTAGTGAAAATTTTTAAAAACTCAGATCTAAAATCATTTATTTCATCATCGGCTATTGGATACTACGGCGATCGGGATGACGAAAAGCTAACCGAGGAGTCTGAATCTGGTTCTGGATTTCTCACTCGAGTCTGTGTTGAGTGGGAAAGAGCTGCTCTAAAAATAAAAGAAGAATCTCCAAAAACAAAATGCGTAATACTAAGACTGGGAATGGTCTTGGGCGAAGGTGAAGGAGCGCTGGCACAGATGGTTCCACCTTTTCAAGCTGGCGTTGGTGGAATGATTGGTGATGGAAAAATGTGGGTCAGTTGGATTCATGTTGAAGATCTTGTGAACATGATTGGCTGGGCCATTGAAAATGATTCTGTCAAAGGTGTCTATAATGCAGTTTCTCCAAATCCCGTAACAAACAAAGAGTTTTCAGAAAAATTAGCGGCAAGATTTAATAAAAAGTTATTTTTACCAGTACCAAAGCTTGCGGTTAAAGTTCTCTTTGGTGAAATGTCGCAGGTCGTATTCGCTAGTCAAAAAGTGCAAAGCGAAAAAGCATCCGAGCAGGGTTTTACTTACAAGTATTCAACAGTGTCCGAAGCGCTAAAATCTACGGTGGAATCTTTAGATGCCTTTGAAAAGAAGGTGATCTTTGAGCAGTGGTTGCCGATTTCGAAAGAAAGGCTTTTTCCGTATTTTCAAGATGAAAAGAATTTAGAAGAACTGACTCCACCGTGGCTTAATTTTAAAGTTTTAAACAAAAGCACGGACCAAATCCAGAAAGGTACGATCGTTAATTATCAGCTTAAGCTCTATGGAATTCCGTTTGGATGGCAAACTGAAATACTCGATATGCAAAAAAACAAATCATTCATCGATAACCAGGTGAAAGGTCCATATTCAAAATGGCATCACACGCATGACTTCATTGCCTTAGGGGAAGGCACATTGGTCAAGGATACTATTCGTTATAAAGTTCCAATGAGCGGGCTGGGCAAAACCTTTGCTGGGCCGAAAGTCGATAATGATGTTAAAAAAATATTCAAATATCGATCAGAAAAAATTCTTGATGTTATTAAAGGCCTGTCCTAA
- a CDS encoding DUF2817 domain-containing protein, with product MFKFPELQRITDLSKIQSSLIRSEILSEVKVKGETYPIHGFVIGSQDKTAPTFGIFGGVHGLEKVGTHVALHHLESLVNQLEWDSELQKRFSNCRLVSIPMINPWGIHHFRRSNSNGVDLMRNAPVEAESKPPFLVGGQRYSNKLPWFRGESGNLELESKTLIEFVRNEMFESNFSLSLDIHSGFGTKDRLWYPYAKTTKDFPLVGETKKFQKLFESAFPNHIYLIEPQALSYTTHGDLWDYLFDEHYSKNQNKKTYIPWCLEMGSWMWIKKNPRQLFSMLGAFNPILPHRYKRIMRRHYVLLDFFLRSTANYKNWS from the coding sequence ATGTTCAAGTTTCCTGAGCTTCAACGGATAACAGATCTTTCGAAAATCCAATCGTCACTGATTAGATCCGAAATACTTTCTGAAGTAAAAGTCAAAGGAGAGACATATCCTATTCATGGCTTTGTTATTGGCTCTCAAGATAAAACTGCGCCGACCTTTGGTATATTTGGCGGAGTGCATGGATTAGAAAAAGTTGGCACTCATGTGGCGCTTCATCATTTGGAGTCTCTCGTGAATCAACTCGAGTGGGACTCTGAACTCCAAAAGAGATTTTCGAATTGTAGACTGGTTTCGATTCCTATGATCAATCCCTGGGGAATTCACCATTTTAGAAGAAGCAATTCCAACGGTGTAGATCTGATGAGAAATGCACCCGTTGAGGCAGAAAGCAAACCTCCATTTTTAGTTGGTGGACAAAGGTATTCTAATAAGCTTCCGTGGTTTAGAGGTGAGTCTGGGAATCTAGAGCTCGAAAGCAAAACTCTTATTGAGTTTGTTAGAAATGAAATGTTTGAGTCGAATTTCAGTTTGTCTTTGGATATTCATTCAGGATTTGGAACAAAAGATCGACTTTGGTATCCTTATGCGAAAACAACCAAAGACTTTCCTTTGGTTGGTGAAACTAAAAAGTTTCAGAAATTATTTGAAAGTGCTTTTCCCAATCATATTTATCTTATTGAGCCGCAAGCTTTGAGTTACACGACTCATGGAGATCTTTGGGATTATCTCTTTGACGAACATTACAGCAAGAATCAGAATAAAAAGACGTACATTCCTTGGTGCTTAGAGATGGGATCTTGGATGTGGATCAAGAAAAATCCTCGACAGTTGTTTTCTATGTTGGGGGCTTTCAATCCTATTTTGCCTCATCGTTATAAAAGAATTATGAGAAGGCATTATGTACTATTGGATTTCTTTCTAAGATCAACGGCTAACTATAAAAATTGGTCTTAA
- a CDS encoding alpha/beta hydrolase: MNWLLLRGLMREADHWGDFPKDLEAQEGVDRVLCLDLPGVGTESSRIFIPSIKQAVEDLRSRLAIHLQDKGDEEWGILGISLGGMIAMQWAHDYPNDFKKIVVMNSSARSAPLWKRLTLPSLAVVAECFLEKDLVKREKKIIDMVLNLRKNDLKVIDSWIKIAQKNNFSKLTAVNQITAASLFELPSRIKIPMLVLTSRADRMVNYECSVQIAEKFKAPIKIHPSAGHDIAIDDSKWIVEQIKDWRI, translated from the coding sequence ATGAATTGGTTATTACTTCGCGGGTTAATGAGAGAAGCAGATCACTGGGGAGATTTTCCCAAGGATCTTGAAGCACAAGAAGGTGTTGATCGCGTACTTTGTTTGGATCTTCCGGGAGTGGGAACAGAGAGTTCTAGGATTTTCATTCCAAGTATTAAGCAAGCCGTTGAAGATCTTAGATCTCGTCTTGCGATTCACTTGCAAGACAAAGGCGATGAGGAGTGGGGAATCTTGGGGATTTCTTTGGGCGGAATGATTGCGATGCAATGGGCTCACGATTATCCCAATGATTTTAAAAAAATAGTAGTTATGAACAGTAGTGCGAGAAGTGCTCCACTCTGGAAGAGACTAACCCTTCCTTCTCTTGCCGTGGTCGCAGAATGTTTTTTAGAAAAAGACCTGGTCAAAAGAGAAAAGAAAATCATTGATATGGTTTTAAATTTAAGAAAAAATGATTTAAAAGTCATCGACAGTTGGATAAAAATTGCTCAGAAAAATAATTTTTCAAAACTCACAGCAGTGAACCAAATTACGGCGGCGTCGCTGTTCGAATTGCCTTCAAGAATTAAGATTCCTATGCTGGTTTTAACTTCTAGAGCAGATCGAATGGTGAACTATGAATGCTCGGTACAAATAGCCGAAAAATTCAAAGCGCCTATAAAAATTCATCCTTCAGCGGGACATGATATTGCAATAGATGATTCAAAATGGATTGTAGAACAAATTAAAGATTGGAGAATTTAA
- a CDS encoding DUF4442 domain-containing protein, giving the protein MGLKIDLFKITKKVKNKKLANLFLDNALKLVIPFNMGMGMKIKSVKPDETQIQSLPVYRRKNHVGTAHAISQALLIEYTAGLLIATKYSFENYRLILTNLAITYHKPGKGILTGTCHVPDTWPDLKEGEMFIDMTTKVHNEKNELVSEGKTTWQLKSWKNTKTKKN; this is encoded by the coding sequence ATGGGTCTTAAAATTGATCTTTTTAAAATTACAAAGAAAGTCAAAAACAAAAAATTAGCGAATCTTTTCTTGGATAATGCTTTAAAACTCGTAATTCCATTCAATATGGGAATGGGTATGAAAATCAAATCTGTAAAGCCAGATGAAACACAAATTCAATCTCTTCCCGTGTATCGCAGAAAAAATCACGTTGGAACGGCCCACGCAATTTCTCAGGCCTTGTTGATTGAATATACCGCAGGTCTTTTGATTGCGACGAAGTACAGTTTCGAAAATTATAGACTTATACTCACCAATCTTGCCATTACTTATCACAAACCGGGCAAAGGAATCTTAACCGGTACATGCCATGTGCCGGACACATGGCCGGACCTAAAAGAAGGTGAGATGTTTATCGATATGACGACAAAAGTTCATAACGAAAAAAATGAACTCGTATCCGAAGGCAAAACAACTTGGCAGTTAAAGTCTTGGAAAAATACCAAGACTAAAAAAAATTAA
- a CDS encoding nitronate monooxygenase, whose translation MKPIETSFTKLLNIKYPIIGAPMFLVSNEDMVVNTSEAGAIGAFPALNYRPIENYKKALENIKSRTKKSICVNVIVNKSNTRQGEDLKIALDLGVEMFITSLGTPKDVIKDAHKNGAKVFSDVTNLEHALKVQDLGADGVIAVGSGAGGHAGPISPVVLIPWLKEKLKIPIIAAGGVATGSGMAAMLALGADGVSVGTKFITSKEAKVDQNYKKAILDSTPEDIVLNSRISGTPANVINTDYVKKMGAELPFLVEILKKHPLTKKFVVPLVHLAGMKTLENAANKPTWKTVWGAGQGVGLIHEILSCEEIVHQLVNEYYESLKGMPGYGS comes from the coding sequence ATGAAGCCAATTGAAACCTCATTTACAAAGTTGTTAAATATTAAATATCCGATCATTGGCGCGCCAATGTTTTTGGTCTCCAACGAAGACATGGTCGTGAACACTTCAGAAGCTGGAGCCATCGGCGCCTTTCCTGCTTTGAATTATCGTCCAATTGAAAATTATAAAAAAGCTTTAGAAAATATTAAGTCACGTACTAAAAAATCCATTTGCGTCAATGTGATTGTGAATAAAAGCAATACGAGGCAAGGCGAAGATTTGAAAATTGCTTTGGATCTTGGAGTAGAAATGTTCATTACATCTCTCGGCACTCCAAAAGATGTCATCAAGGATGCTCACAAAAACGGTGCAAAAGTATTCAGTGATGTAACAAATCTCGAACACGCTTTGAAAGTTCAAGATCTGGGCGCTGACGGTGTGATCGCCGTCGGAAGTGGAGCTGGCGGACATGCAGGACCGATTTCTCCAGTGGTCTTAATTCCTTGGCTAAAAGAAAAATTAAAAATTCCAATAATTGCCGCTGGAGGAGTTGCTACAGGATCCGGAATGGCCGCGATGTTGGCGTTGGGTGCTGATGGCGTAAGCGTGGGAACAAAGTTTATCACTTCAAAAGAAGCAAAGGTTGATCAGAATTACAAAAAAGCAATTCTAGACAGTACACCAGAAGACATTGTTCTCAATTCTAGAATTTCTGGAACTCCCGCAAATGTTATCAATACCGATTACGTAAAAAAAATGGGAGCAGAGCTGCCTTTCCTTGTTGAAATACTAAAGAAACATCCACTGACAAAAAAATTCGTTGTTCCATTAGTTCATCTTGCGGGGATGAAAACTCTTGAGAATGCAGCCAATAAACCCACATGGAAAACAGTTTGGGGAGCAGGTCAAGGTGTGGGACTTATTCATGAAATTCTATCCTGCGAAGAAATTGTTCACCAACTTGTAAATGAATACTACGAATCACTGAAAGGAATGCCAGGTTATGGGTCTTAA
- a CDS encoding 1-acyl-sn-glycerol-3-phosphate acyltransferase — MKKIVQGLKFISFLSLMVIYIVHSFILSMIYRDIWIFRSKIIYVMSWYSSLALRLAGVRVKKYGMTNDMKFLVSNHLSYLDILILCSQFPSTFVTSVEIREIPVLGLITKLGGCLYVERRNKSNLSNEIKELTTALQKNIPVAIFPEATSTNAESVLRFKKPLFQASLDSHVPVSPVCINYLKIDGKLFDTGNRDFVCWYGDMDFLAHLWELMGKRNVLVELRLLNEIQAAEPILLAEESHRRIQQNFIGLNPTVTTAH; from the coding sequence ATGAAGAAGATAGTTCAAGGCCTAAAATTCATTTCGTTTTTGAGTTTAATGGTTATCTACATTGTCCACAGCTTTATCCTCTCTATGATATACAGAGACATTTGGATTTTCAGATCCAAAATCATTTATGTCATGAGCTGGTACAGCTCTCTCGCTTTGCGATTAGCCGGAGTTCGAGTCAAAAAATATGGAATGACCAACGATATGAAATTTCTAGTTTCAAATCACCTCTCTTACTTAGACATTTTAATTTTATGTTCTCAGTTTCCATCCACTTTTGTGACTTCCGTTGAAATTAGAGAAATTCCAGTTCTAGGTCTGATCACAAAACTCGGTGGCTGTCTTTATGTTGAACGAAGAAATAAAAGCAATCTTTCAAATGAAATCAAAGAACTCACTACTGCTTTACAAAAAAATATTCCTGTTGCTATCTTTCCCGAAGCTACAAGCACCAATGCAGAATCTGTTTTGAGATTTAAGAAACCACTCTTCCAGGCCTCACTAGATTCTCATGTTCCCGTCTCTCCTGTTTGCATCAATTATCTCAAAATCGACGGAAAACTCTTTGATACTGGCAATAGAGATTTCGTTTGCTGGTATGGAGATATGGACTTTCTCGCACACTTATGGGAATTGATGGGCAAGAGAAACGTTTTGGTGGAGTTGAGATTATTAAATGAAATCCAAGCTGCAGAGCCTATTTTGCTAGCAGAAGAATCTCATCGCAGAATCCAACAGAACTTTATCGGGCTAAATCCCACCGTCACGACTGCTCATTGA
- a CDS encoding GNAT family N-acyltransferase codes for MKATALNVIQKTKDIVDFRSQLLNLKLKSFQPKINFKLELGDYIVKTAETKQELEQILKLRYQVFIKEGLGKRKFMGVDFDRYDLIADHIVVKNKITNEVIGTYRLLCSTFTDDFYSQNEFTLQKFLSSPGIKLELGRACTHRFFRNGITLNLIWKGIGEYAKKTNADYLFGCASVKTIDPGLSMVIFQSLKEHHSFDYEIHPTSDFQFEKFDFKPGYFKSELVEEKIPSLLKSYIKAGAKIHGYPAVDYDFDCIDFLTVLDLRTINERFKARYF; via the coding sequence ATGAAAGCTACAGCTCTGAACGTCATTCAAAAGACCAAGGACATCGTCGACTTCCGCAGCCAATTACTGAATCTCAAGCTCAAATCCTTCCAACCAAAAATCAACTTCAAATTAGAACTGGGCGACTACATTGTTAAGACCGCCGAAACAAAACAAGAACTCGAACAAATTCTAAAACTCCGATACCAAGTCTTTATCAAAGAAGGTCTGGGTAAAAGAAAATTTATGGGAGTTGATTTTGATCGTTATGATCTTATTGCTGATCATATTGTTGTTAAAAATAAAATCACCAACGAAGTCATCGGTACCTACCGTCTTCTTTGCTCAACATTCACTGATGACTTCTATTCTCAAAATGAATTCACGCTTCAAAAATTTTTAAGTTCTCCGGGAATTAAATTAGAACTCGGAAGAGCCTGCACACATAGATTTTTCAGAAATGGAATCACTCTCAATCTCATTTGGAAAGGAATAGGAGAATATGCAAAAAAAACAAATGCAGATTATCTATTCGGGTGTGCTAGTGTTAAAACTATTGATCCTGGCCTTTCTATGGTTATCTTCCAGTCTTTAAAAGAGCATCACTCCTTTGACTACGAGATTCATCCCACATCTGACTTTCAATTTGAAAAATTTGATTTTAAGCCTGGTTATTTTAAATCTGAATTGGTCGAAGAAAAAATTCCTTCACTCCTAAAGTCTTATATCAAAGCCGGAGCAAAGATTCATGGCTATCCTGCTGTAGATTATGACTTTGATTGTATAGATTTTTTAACGGTGCTTGATTTAAGAACCATCAACGAAAGATTTAAGGCTAGATACTTTTAA
- a CDS encoding S41 family peptidase: MNLGVIDTIQIFVIRLMITLAAMTVASSEMAFAEEEAPDYFATHSQLNDQNVRNLLSQERCYANEQAFLGCILAVNTLLNNADVPMIFTNYRTQKLPEIGEVVKAVENIQLQKINTLFKPDSNKTPVQLAKENDLATKQSHQAWRALFAETQNDPVSFAALLNEALAQKISKYRGQVLAMAINSYLNSAVDPHTNLWSIKETEEMMNTKEETFTGIGSQLSFNRELKIELYPMEESPSLAAGVRKKDILTHINGRAVQPKDREEFNNIIDLLLGEENTSVSITVLRAGKRIELTITRRPISIKILDGKIITNSRTKQKIGHIRLHSFMQKDLCKDFVTLAKDLHSQGAESLILDVRGNAGGDLREVLCMVSSFVEVNQNLLLFQDPQTNLLINSVKNNSMAIATRQMLYAPQAEELYNLFNKKPLVVLQDARSGSASELLPGALQSYGRVVTVGVRSYGKGTMQQGPTDPRTVGLDEIEGTQLLSTAARFHFADGSTNQITGILPDFEVYANPNPTEEDLYARREADLYTNAVHAGIKKPKGISTETKARITNCMNINTNIAGEYTKDEQSALGADYQLLTAKAVASCL, translated from the coding sequence ATGAACTTAGGGGTAATAGATACTATTCAAATATTCGTAATAAGATTAATGATCACCTTGGCTGCAATGACAGTGGCCTCTTCAGAAATGGCCTTTGCCGAGGAAGAAGCTCCAGATTATTTCGCGACTCACTCCCAGCTGAATGATCAGAATGTAAGAAATCTTTTGTCTCAAGAAAGATGTTACGCAAACGAGCAGGCATTCTTAGGGTGTATCCTAGCGGTAAATACTCTTTTAAATAATGCAGATGTTCCCATGATTTTTACAAATTATAGAACTCAAAAACTACCGGAAATAGGAGAGGTTGTAAAAGCAGTAGAAAATATTCAGCTTCAAAAAATCAACACCCTATTCAAACCTGATTCAAATAAAACTCCTGTTCAACTCGCCAAAGAAAACGATCTCGCCACCAAACAAAGTCATCAAGCATGGAGAGCTCTTTTTGCCGAAACTCAAAACGATCCGGTTTCTTTTGCCGCATTATTGAACGAAGCTTTAGCTCAAAAAATTTCTAAGTATCGTGGTCAAGTTTTGGCCATGGCCATCAATTCATATCTCAATAGCGCAGTTGATCCCCACACCAATCTCTGGTCCATAAAAGAAACCGAAGAAATGATGAACACAAAAGAAGAAACCTTCACAGGGATTGGCTCGCAACTTTCATTTAATCGTGAATTGAAGATTGAACTTTATCCTATGGAAGAAAGCCCATCTCTTGCGGCAGGGGTAAGAAAAAAAGATATTCTCACGCACATCAACGGGAGGGCTGTTCAACCTAAAGACCGTGAAGAATTTAATAACATAATTGATTTATTATTAGGAGAAGAGAACACCTCCGTTTCCATTACTGTTTTAAGAGCCGGTAAAAGAATTGAGCTCACCATCACTCGTCGTCCCATATCTATAAAAATTCTTGATGGAAAAATAATTACTAACTCTAGGACCAAGCAAAAGATTGGCCACATTCGTCTTCATTCCTTTATGCAAAAAGATCTCTGCAAAGACTTTGTAACCTTAGCAAAAGATTTACATTCGCAAGGGGCGGAATCTTTAATTTTAGATGTTCGCGGTAATGCAGGCGGGGATCTCAGAGAAGTTCTATGTATGGTTTCAAGTTTTGTAGAAGTTAATCAAAATCTTTTATTGTTTCAAGATCCCCAAACCAATTTATTGATAAATTCTGTTAAAAATAACAGTATGGCCATTGCAACCAGACAAATGTTGTACGCTCCACAAGCCGAGGAGCTGTACAATCTATTCAACAAAAAACCTCTTGTTGTTTTACAAGATGCACGTTCTGGTTCAGCTTCGGAATTATTGCCTGGAGCTCTTCAATCTTACGGTAGAGTTGTCACCGTTGGCGTAAGATCTTACGGCAAGGGAACCATGCAACAGGGACCTACAGACCCTAGAACTGTGGGGCTTGATGAAATCGAAGGAACTCAACTCTTGAGTACAGCGGCGAGATTTCACTTTGCTGATGGCAGCACAAATCAAATCACCGGTATCTTGCCAGACTTTGAAGTCTACGCAAATCCAAATCCTACAGAAGAAGATCTGTATGCGAGAAGAGAAGCTGATCTTTATACCAATGCTGTTCACGCAGGAATTAAAAAACCAAAAGGTATTTCTACTGAGACTAAAGCCCGCATCACTAACTGTATGAATATCAATACCAATATTGCAGGTGAATACACAAAGGATGAGCAATCCGCACTGGGAGCAGACTACCAACTTCTGACAGCGAAAGCTGTCGCAAGCTGCCTCTAA